The Bacillus sp. FJAT-27916 genomic interval ACAAGCATGAAGGAGCTTAAGGAGACAGCAGGAGCTAGTCAGGAGGAGGATGCGGAATATTTTGAGGAACTATTGGCCGTAGCATCGCTTGCTCATATGAGTCAATTGTATAAGCGGGCTGCTGAGAGCTTAGCCGCCAAGATTGAAGATAGACAGCCGAAAAAGGGGTAAATAAAAACCCCTTTTTCAGAAACCTGAATAAAGGGGATTGTCCGCGTTTTGTGTGTGAGTTGATGCGCTTTTGACAGCATCGGCTCTTTTTATTTGGATTTGATCTTTCCAGTCCATTTCTTGAAGCCGCCATCAAGCTGGTAAAGGTCGCGGTAGCCGTTTTTGTATAACATTTGAGCTGCTCTTGTGCTTCTCATTCCACTTTGGCAGTATAAGTAGACAGGCTTGTCCTTGCGCAATTCCTTCATGCGCATCTTTAATTGAGTGGATGGAATGTTGCGGGCTCCCAAAATATGTCCGCCGTCAAATTCATTTTGTTCACGAACGTCAATCAGCTGGGCTTTCCGGTATCCAGCTTTGAACTCTTCTTGGGATAAGGTCTTAACCATTTTTTTTGTAGAGAAATAGCTGTAAATTGAATACGCAATGATCAGCACAGCCAGGCCAATCAGAATATATGTCGTTGGTGTCAATGAAATCCCCACTTTCTCGTTTGTTCCCTCATTTATTATACAGGGAGATATTTTGTCTGGCAAAATTTTTTTATGGCAATCCCTCTAAAAAGAATGCTTTAATCTTTACGACCCCTCCTTCGGACCGATATAATTTATATTCTGGCATTCGACATCAGTCTTCATCAAAAGGGGTTCATAAGCCAGAATAAGGACGAATATTGTAGAATGTAAGGCAAAAGTCCTAAATCCTAGTTATTGTTTGATTTTGTTCAAAATGGGTAGAAAAATGTTCATAATCGCAGATTCTCTTAAAATTCTGCCCATAGAGGAAGATTGACAATTCATTCGATAAATGCACAAATACAATATATAGTATGCGTTGAAAAAATAGGGACACAATATGTAGTTGAATTTCAAAAAGACGTATGATAACGTTATTTATATTAAAACAA includes:
- a CDS encoding rhodanese-like domain-containing protein yields the protein MVKTLSQEEFKAGYRKAQLIDVREQNEFDGGHILGARNIPSTQLKMRMKELRKDKPVYLYCQSGMRSTRAAQMLYKNGYRDLYQLDGGFKKWTGKIKSK